The Acidobacteriota bacterium genome includes a region encoding these proteins:
- the rpmE gene encoding 50S ribosomal protein L31 — translation MKPDIHPDYQVVEAHCACGAKWMTKSTSKDLHLDVCSSCHPFFTGRQKLLDTEGRITRFTKKFGAQTVEKAKTAAKAVKETKAKTAKKKPS, via the coding sequence ATGAAGCCCGATATTCACCCCGATTACCAAGTGGTCGAAGCCCATTGCGCGTGTGGCGCGAAGTGGATGACCAAGTCAACGAGCAAGGACCTCCACCTGGACGTCTGCTCGAGCTGCCACCCGTTCTTCACGGGCCGCCAGAAGCTGCTCGATACCGAAGGCCGCATCACGCGCTTCACCAAGAAGTTCGGTGCGCAGACGGTCGAGAAGGCAAAGACTGCCGCCAAGGCGGTCAAGGAAACCAAGGCCAAGACGGCCAAGAAGAAGCCGAGCTAA
- the rho gene encoding transcription termination factor Rho: MSTLKDLSVTALTKIARDLEIPGATGMRKQELIFEILRARAEKAGLIFSEGVLEVLPDGFGFLRAPDYNYLAGPDDIYVSPSQIRKFDLHTGDTISGQIRSPKEGERYFALIKVEAINFEPPARGKERVFFENLTPLYPQEHIHLEADPENLSTRVMDLMTPLGKGQRGLIVAPPRTGKTMLLQSIANAITTNHPEIYLIVLLIDERPEEVTDMQRSVKGEVVSSTFDEPAQRHVQVAEMVIEKAKRLVEHKKDVVILLDSITRLARAYNTIVPTSGKVLSGGVDSNALQRPKRFFGAARNIEQGGSLTIVATALVDTGSRMDEVIFEEFKGTGNMEVHLDRKLADRRVFPTIDIQKSGTRKEELLLSKEDLARVYVLRRVLTPLSAVEAMELLLSKMSKTKTNSEFLSAMQQGK; encoded by the coding sequence CTGTCCACCCTGAAGGATCTCAGCGTCACGGCGCTGACCAAGATCGCCAGGGACCTGGAAATTCCAGGCGCGACCGGCATGCGCAAGCAGGAGCTGATCTTCGAGATCCTCCGGGCGCGGGCCGAAAAGGCCGGGCTGATCTTCTCGGAAGGCGTCCTCGAGGTGCTCCCCGACGGCTTCGGCTTCCTGCGGGCCCCCGACTACAACTACCTCGCCGGCCCCGACGACATCTACGTCTCCCCCTCCCAGATCCGCAAGTTCGACCTGCACACCGGCGACACCATCTCCGGCCAGATTCGCTCGCCGAAGGAAGGCGAACGCTACTTCGCGCTGATCAAGGTCGAAGCGATCAACTTCGAGCCGCCGGCCCGCGGCAAAGAGCGCGTGTTCTTCGAGAACCTGACGCCGCTCTACCCGCAGGAACACATCCACCTCGAAGCCGACCCCGAGAACCTGTCGACCCGCGTGATGGACCTGATGACGCCGCTCGGGAAGGGCCAGCGCGGCCTGATCGTCGCGCCGCCGCGCACCGGCAAGACCATGCTGCTGCAGTCGATCGCCAACGCCATCACCACCAACCACCCCGAGATCTACCTGATCGTGTTGCTGATCGACGAGCGGCCCGAAGAAGTCACCGACATGCAGCGTTCGGTGAAGGGTGAAGTGGTGTCGTCGACGTTCGACGAGCCCGCCCAGCGCCACGTCCAGGTCGCCGAGATGGTGATCGAGAAGGCCAAGCGCCTGGTCGAGCACAAGAAGGACGTCGTCATCCTGCTCGATTCGATCACCCGCCTGGCTCGCGCCTACAACACCATCGTCCCGACCTCGGGCAAGGTGCTGTCGGGCGGTGTCGACAGCAACGCCCTGCAACGGCCGAAGCGCTTCTTCGGCGCCGCCCGCAACATCGAGCAGGGCGGCTCGCTGACCATCGTCGCCACCGCGCTGGTCGATACCGGCTCGCGGATGGACGAAGTGATCTTCGAGGAGTTCAAGGGCACCGGCAACATGGAAGTGCACCTCGACCGCAAGCTCGCCGACCGCCGCGTGTTCCCGACCATCGACATCCAGAAGAGCGGCACCCGCAAGGAAGAGCTCCTGTTGTCGAAAGAGGACCTCGCCCGCGTCTACGTGCTGCGCCGCGTGCTGACGCCGCTGTCGGCCGTCGAAGCCATGGAATTGCTGCTCTCGAAGATGAGCAAGACTAAAACCAATTCCGAGTTCCTGTCGGCCATGCAACAGGGCAAGTAA
- a CDS encoding carbon-nitrogen hydrolase — protein sequence MPASTTVKVGLTQMACGDDPKKNLAKQLVLLERALKKGAKIVCTQELFRSPYFCQVEDHRFFALAESIPGPSTDAFSKLAKKYRAVIVASLFERRAAGVYHNTAAIIDADGSLMGVYRKMHIPDDPLFYEKFYFTPGDTGFRAWKTKVATIGVLICWDQWFPEGARLTAMQGAEILFYPTAIGWHPSEKKQYGVAQHDSWELIQRSHAVANGCYVCVPNRIGHEFITDRNGAKVDKDGLVFWGQSFVASPNGQVVERASSNQETVMVVPCDLANVEFSRTHWPFLRDRRIDAYGDLTKRFSD from the coding sequence ATGCCCGCGTCGACGACGGTAAAAGTGGGCCTCACGCAGATGGCGTGCGGCGACGACCCCAAGAAGAACCTCGCCAAGCAGCTGGTCCTGCTCGAGCGCGCCCTGAAGAAGGGCGCCAAGATTGTCTGCACGCAGGAACTGTTTCGCTCGCCGTATTTCTGCCAAGTCGAGGATCACCGGTTCTTCGCGCTGGCGGAAAGCATTCCGGGACCGTCGACCGACGCCTTCAGCAAGCTGGCCAAGAAGTACCGCGCCGTCATTGTCGCGTCGCTGTTCGAGCGGCGCGCGGCCGGCGTCTATCACAACACCGCGGCCATCATCGACGCCGACGGCTCGCTGATGGGGGTGTATCGCAAGATGCACATCCCCGACGACCCGCTGTTTTACGAGAAGTTCTATTTCACGCCCGGCGACACCGGCTTCCGCGCCTGGAAGACGAAGGTCGCGACGATTGGCGTGCTGATCTGCTGGGACCAGTGGTTCCCCGAGGGCGCCCGGCTCACCGCGATGCAGGGCGCCGAGATCCTGTTCTACCCCACGGCCATCGGCTGGCACCCGTCCGAGAAGAAGCAGTACGGCGTGGCGCAGCATGACTCGTGGGAATTGATTCAACGCAGCCACGCGGTCGCCAACGGCTGCTACGTCTGCGTGCCCAACCGCATTGGCCACGAGTTCATCACCGACCGTAACGGTGCCAAGGTCGACAAGGACGGGCTCGTGTTCTGGGGCCAGTCGTTCGTCGCCTCGCCCAACGGGCAGGTGGTCGAACGCGCATCGAGCAACCAGGAAACCGTGATGGTCGTGCCGTGTGACCTGGCGAACGTCGAGTTCAGCCGCACCCACTGGCCGTTCCTCCGCGATCGCCGCATCGACGCCTACGGCGACCTCACCAAGCGCTTCAGCGATTAG
- a CDS encoding agmatine deiminase family protein, whose amino-acid sequence MAPKAPAPKGTPADHGFSFPAEWFPHRGTLISWPRPEGISFPGKYHEAIEDIAGLIKVLVTLEEVHLNVPNANYERIVRALLTARRIPLRRVVFHHIPTNEAWARDHGPAFVLRTRRGKTEAAVVDWGFNAWGGKYPPWDADDAVPTRIAEALKLPVFYPGIVMEGGAVDFNGAGTVLTTTSCLLNKNRNPHLRQGYGGQARAKTRIEKYLRDYYGQRHVVWLGEGIAGDDTDGHIDDLARFVDERTIAIGIETDQRDPNYAILQKARRALDKARDQDGRPFTILELPMPKPLAYEGQRVPATYVNFYFAGGRTTAALLVPTFGQPARDRKAIAVLQKHLPNRKVIGVDCRALIWGLGAIHCFTQQIPKY is encoded by the coding sequence TTGGCACCTAAGGCACCCGCCCCGAAGGGGACGCCGGCCGACCACGGCTTTTCGTTCCCGGCCGAGTGGTTCCCGCATCGCGGCACCCTGATTTCGTGGCCTCGCCCTGAAGGTATTTCCTTCCCCGGGAAGTACCACGAAGCGATCGAGGACATCGCGGGACTGATCAAGGTCCTCGTGACCCTCGAAGAAGTCCATCTCAACGTCCCCAACGCCAACTACGAGCGGATCGTCCGGGCGTTGCTCACGGCCCGGCGCATTCCGCTGCGGCGCGTGGTCTTTCACCACATCCCGACCAACGAAGCCTGGGCGCGCGATCACGGTCCCGCATTCGTGTTGCGCACCCGCCGCGGCAAGACCGAGGCCGCAGTTGTCGACTGGGGCTTCAATGCGTGGGGCGGCAAGTATCCGCCGTGGGATGCCGACGATGCGGTGCCGACGCGGATTGCCGAAGCGCTGAAGCTGCCGGTGTTTTATCCGGGCATTGTCATGGAGGGCGGCGCGGTCGACTTCAACGGCGCGGGCACCGTGCTGACGACGACGTCGTGCCTGCTGAACAAGAATCGAAACCCCCACCTTCGCCAAGGCTACGGCGGGCAGGCTCGTGCGAAGACCCGCATCGAGAAGTATTTGCGCGACTACTACGGGCAGCGGCACGTCGTGTGGCTGGGTGAGGGCATCGCGGGCGACGACACCGACGGCCACATCGACGACCTTGCCCGCTTCGTGGACGAACGCACGATCGCAATTGGCATTGAGACGGACCAACGCGATCCCAACTACGCGATCCTGCAGAAGGCCCGGCGCGCCCTCGACAAGGCGCGCGACCAGGACGGCCGGCCCTTCACCATCCTCGAACTGCCCATGCCGAAGCCCCTGGCCTACGAGGGACAACGGGTGCCCGCCACCTATGTGAACTTCTATTTCGCGGGCGGCCGGACCACGGCCGCGTTGCTGGTGCCGACCTTTGGGCAACCGGCGCGGGACCGGAAGGCCATTGCCGTGCTCCAGAAGCACCTGCCCAACCGCAAGGTAATCGGCGTGGATTGCCGGGCCCTAATCTGGGGCTTGGGCGCGATTCACTGTTTTACGCAGCAAATACCGAAATACTGA
- the yihA gene encoding ribosome biogenesis GTP-binding protein YihA/YsxC: protein MKVVSAFVTSAAGTAGFPHDGVPELAMVGRSNVGKSTLINALVRQKLARTSAAPGKTRLANFYRVAVESRPPFYLVDLPGYGYARGGEKSRQEFDALAAEYFSSRHAEAVEEAGQGKAPTFCGVLALVDSRHPGLDADRIAWTWLSRMGIERHVVATKLDKLTRAERHRHLSELERLYSSPVTPVSAETGEGLDALWTLIARLLKRP, encoded by the coding sequence TTGAAGGTCGTTTCTGCGTTCGTCACCAGTGCCGCGGGAACCGCGGGGTTCCCGCACGACGGCGTCCCGGAGCTGGCCATGGTCGGCCGCTCGAACGTCGGCAAGTCGACCCTGATCAACGCCCTGGTCCGGCAGAAACTGGCCCGGACCAGCGCCGCTCCCGGCAAGACGCGCCTGGCGAACTTCTACCGGGTCGCAGTGGAGAGCAGGCCCCCGTTTTACCTGGTGGACCTCCCCGGCTACGGCTACGCCCGTGGCGGCGAGAAGAGCCGCCAGGAATTCGATGCGCTGGCGGCTGAGTACTTCAGCAGCCGCCACGCCGAGGCCGTCGAAGAGGCCGGCCAGGGCAAGGCGCCGACCTTCTGCGGCGTCCTCGCGCTGGTCGACAGCCGGCATCCCGGGCTCGACGCGGATCGGATCGCCTGGACCTGGCTGAGCCGCATGGGCATCGAACGTCATGTCGTCGCGACGAAGTTGGACAAACTGACGCGTGCCGAGCGGCACCGTCATCTCTCGGAACTGGAACGGCTTTACTCAAGCCCGGTCACGCCCGTGTCGGCGGAGACCGGTGAAGGATTGGATGCACTGTGGACGCTGATCGCCAGGCTGCTGAAGCGGCCGTAG
- the lon gene encoding endopeptidase La translates to MVEVYETLPIVPLRDVVVFPHMMMPFVIGRPSSIRALEHALGKDKRIFLAAQHDASTDDPKAEDIFTMGCVANVVQSLKLPDSNIKVLVEGVDRARVIEWKEDKGFYRVVVKVLQRQKDAAGDVEQTMSKVVTLFEQYVKLSNNLHYDAMIAAVRVDDPGKLADTISAHLLVGIDEKQNLLEIVSPLERLNRIAGILEAEVDKLQVDRRIQSRVKKQMEKAQKEYYLNEKMKAIQKELGRKDDKGNEADDLKKKIEQARMPKDVEEKAVQELKRLEAMPPMSAEATVSRNYLDWLIAVPWHKKTKENRDLKNAELVLNEDHYGLEKIKDRILEFLAVRALVKKPKATILTFVGPPGVGKTSLAKSIARAMNRKFVRLSLGGVRDEAEIRGHRRTYIGAFPGQIIQMMKKATTMNPVFLLDEIDKMSMDFRGDPSAALLEVLDPEQNNTFADHYLDVEYDLSHVMFICTANVLHTIPQALRDRMEVLQLAGYTEQEKTEIAKRFLVSKAVEGSGLTEKNITFTDDALTNVIQRYTREAGVRNLEREINSICRKVARKVVVDGPHTSETITAEKVTEYLGVPRYRPSVAEEQNEIGVATGLAWTEVGGEILVTECTLMPGRGRLILTGKLGDVMQESAQAAMSYVRSRAEDFGIQKDFNRKVDVHVHIPEGAIPKDGPSAGITLATALISALARIPTRRDVAMTGEITLRGKVLPIGGIKEKLLAAHRAGVKTILVPKDNEKDLADIPKNVLDLLDIHMVSHMDEVLKIALAGPLTPLTPTPDADIDGSADAITH, encoded by the coding sequence ATGGTCGAAGTTTACGAGACCCTCCCGATCGTCCCCCTTCGCGACGTGGTCGTCTTTCCGCACATGATGATGCCGTTCGTGATCGGGCGGCCCTCGTCGATTCGCGCGCTCGAGCACGCGCTCGGCAAGGACAAGCGGATCTTCCTGGCGGCGCAGCACGACGCGTCGACCGACGATCCCAAGGCGGAAGACATCTTCACCATGGGCTGCGTCGCCAACGTGGTGCAGAGCCTGAAGCTGCCCGACAGCAACATCAAGGTGCTGGTCGAGGGCGTCGATCGCGCCCGGGTGATCGAGTGGAAGGAAGACAAGGGCTTCTACCGCGTGGTGGTCAAGGTGCTGCAGCGGCAGAAGGACGCCGCCGGCGACGTCGAACAGACCATGAGCAAGGTGGTTACCTTGTTCGAACAGTACGTCAAGCTGTCGAACAACCTGCATTACGACGCGATGATCGCGGCGGTGCGGGTCGACGACCCGGGCAAGCTGGCCGACACCATCTCGGCGCACCTGCTGGTCGGCATCGACGAGAAGCAGAACCTCCTCGAGATCGTCTCCCCGCTCGAACGCCTCAATCGCATCGCCGGCATTCTCGAAGCCGAAGTCGACAAGCTGCAGGTCGACCGCCGCATCCAGTCGCGCGTGAAGAAGCAGATGGAGAAGGCGCAGAAGGAGTACTACCTCAACGAGAAGATGAAGGCGATCCAGAAGGAACTGGGCCGCAAGGACGACAAGGGCAACGAGGCCGACGACCTGAAGAAGAAGATCGAACAGGCGCGGATGCCGAAGGACGTCGAGGAAAAGGCCGTCCAGGAACTCAAGCGCCTGGAGGCGATGCCGCCGATGTCGGCCGAAGCCACCGTCTCGCGCAACTACCTCGACTGGCTGATCGCGGTGCCGTGGCACAAGAAGACCAAGGAGAACCGCGACCTCAAGAACGCCGAGCTGGTCCTGAACGAGGACCACTACGGCCTCGAGAAGATCAAGGACCGGATTCTCGAGTTCCTGGCGGTGCGCGCCCTCGTCAAGAAGCCGAAGGCGACCATCCTGACCTTCGTCGGCCCGCCGGGCGTCGGCAAGACCTCGCTGGCCAAGTCGATTGCCCGCGCCATGAACCGCAAGTTCGTGCGCCTGTCCCTGGGCGGCGTGCGCGACGAGGCGGAGATTCGCGGCCACCGCCGCACCTACATCGGCGCCTTCCCCGGGCAGATCATCCAGATGATGAAGAAGGCCACGACCATGAACCCGGTGTTCCTGCTCGACGAAATCGACAAGATGTCGATGGACTTCCGCGGCGACCCGTCGGCGGCGCTGCTCGAAGTGCTCGACCCCGAGCAGAACAACACCTTCGCCGATCACTATCTCGACGTCGAGTACGACCTGTCGCACGTGATGTTCATCTGCACCGCCAACGTCCTGCACACCATTCCGCAGGCGCTGCGCGACCGCATGGAAGTGCTGCAACTAGCCGGCTACACCGAGCAGGAAAAGACCGAAATCGCCAAGCGCTTCCTGGTCAGCAAGGCGGTCGAAGGGTCGGGCCTCACCGAGAAGAACATCACCTTTACCGACGACGCGCTGACCAACGTGATCCAGCGCTACACGCGCGAGGCCGGCGTCCGCAACCTCGAGCGCGAGATCAACTCGATTTGCCGCAAGGTCGCCCGCAAGGTCGTCGTCGATGGCCCGCACACCTCGGAGACGATCACCGCCGAGAAGGTGACCGAGTACCTGGGCGTGCCGCGCTACCGCCCCAGCGTCGCCGAGGAGCAGAACGAGATTGGCGTCGCCACCGGCCTGGCCTGGACCGAAGTCGGCGGCGAGATCCTGGTGACCGAGTGCACGCTGATGCCCGGCCGCGGCCGCCTCATCCTCACCGGCAAGCTCGGCGACGTGATGCAGGAATCGGCGCAGGCGGCGATGAGCTACGTGCGCTCGCGCGCGGAGGATTTCGGCATCCAGAAGGACTTCAACCGCAAGGTCGACGTCCATGTGCACATTCCCGAAGGCGCCATCCCGAAGGACGGCCCCTCGGCCGGCATCACGCTCGCCACCGCCCTAATCTCGGCGCTCGCGCGCATTCCGACGCGCCGCGACGTCGCCATGACCGGCGAAATCACCCTGCGCGGCAAGGTGCTGCCGATCGGCGGCATCAAGGAGAAGTTGCTGGCCGCGCACCGGGCCGGCGTGAAGACGATTCTCGTGCCGAAAGACAACGAGAAGGACCTGGCCGACATCCCGAAGAACGTGCTCGACTTGCTCGACATCCACATGGTCAGCCACATGGATGAAGTGCTGAAGATCGCGCTGGCCGGACCGTTAACGCCGCTGACGCCGACGCCCGATGCCGACATCGACGGGTCGGCCGACGCCATTACGCACTAA
- a CDS encoding DEAD/DEAH box helicase, with translation MASDTATLREPQGRPEQGRGTTLPARRSLEHKQVALQSALQVLASGSALDRPDTPDEVVTAVRRLPAVEAAFAPFPPGIDPRLRAAFEARGVQQLYTHQAEAFALVSEGRQVVVTTPTASGKTLCYNLPVLDRILKNPATRALYLFPTKALAQDQMAELHELVGAISKVSGEEGGHEEIGVHTYDGDTPQDARRTIRTKAHIVLSNPDMVHSGILPHHPRWAKLFENLQFIVIDELHAYRGVFGSHLANVLRRLQRICRHYGSNPQFICSSATIANPAELAERLAERPFSLVSRSGAPRGEKFFVFVNPPVVNRELGIRKSYVAESRRVAGEFLRRNLQVIVFAQSRTTTEILTTYLKEDFEDVPGMPERIRGYRGGYLPLRRREIEKGLRAGQVRGVVSTNALELGIDIGALDVCVMAGYPGTIASTWQRAGRAGRRTGQSAAVMVSSSAPIDQFVVRHPSYFFDASPEHALVNPDNLHILVDHVKCAAFELPFTTEESYGQVHPNAQSPRVGGPGVNVQEVLGVLQESGLVHRSGHDEEAGQWHWTSESYPANAVSLRSISSDNFVITDHTSGAKVIGETDFTSALSTLHPKAIYMVEGRIFQVEELDFVGRKAHVKEVDCDYYTTAITYTRVTILDRFASDAPSVALHGEVHVVSRVVGFKKIKFHTNENVGSGELDLPEQQMHTTSYWLEIPLAVMKTLPYATDDRRDGVVGLAFAMKQVAQLLLMCDARDVGLSVNAGETDGDDTPRIFIYDAYPGGIGFSAPLWGMQQELLSKTSALIAGCDCETGCPMCVGPVGETGPLAKTVALRLLEHLVGAGRLEGDGFSHRQVGAADEVPF, from the coding sequence ATGGCGTCAGACACTGCGACCCTTCGAGAGCCTCAGGGTCGTCCCGAGCAGGGTCGAGGGACGACCCTGCCCGCACGGCGCTCGCTCGAACATAAACAGGTAGCCCTCCAAAGCGCGCTGCAGGTCCTGGCCTCCGGCTCGGCCCTCGACCGCCCCGATACCCCGGACGAGGTCGTGACGGCCGTGCGGCGGCTGCCTGCGGTCGAGGCTGCCTTCGCACCGTTTCCGCCGGGCATTGACCCGCGGTTGCGGGCGGCCTTCGAGGCGCGCGGCGTCCAGCAGCTCTACACGCACCAGGCCGAAGCCTTCGCGCTCGTTTCCGAGGGGCGGCAGGTCGTGGTCACCACGCCCACGGCGTCGGGCAAGACCCTGTGCTACAACCTGCCGGTCCTTGATCGCATTCTCAAGAACCCGGCGACACGGGCGTTGTACCTGTTTCCGACCAAAGCCCTGGCGCAAGACCAGATGGCCGAGTTGCACGAGTTGGTGGGCGCCATCAGCAAGGTCAGCGGCGAAGAGGGCGGTCACGAGGAGATCGGCGTCCACACCTACGATGGCGACACGCCGCAGGACGCGCGTCGCACCATTCGCACCAAGGCGCACATCGTGCTCAGCAATCCCGACATGGTGCACTCCGGCATCCTGCCGCACCATCCGCGATGGGCGAAGCTCTTCGAGAACCTGCAGTTCATCGTGATCGACGAACTGCACGCCTATCGTGGCGTGTTCGGCAGCCATCTCGCCAACGTCCTGCGGCGGCTGCAGCGCATTTGCCGGCACTACGGCTCGAATCCGCAGTTCATCTGCTCGTCGGCGACCATCGCCAATCCGGCCGAGTTGGCGGAGCGGCTGGCGGAGCGGCCGTTTTCTCTGGTCAGCCGGAGCGGCGCGCCGCGGGGCGAGAAGTTCTTCGTGTTCGTGAACCCGCCGGTCGTCAATCGCGAACTGGGCATTCGCAAGTCGTACGTGGCGGAATCCCGGCGCGTGGCGGGCGAGTTCCTGCGGCGCAACCTGCAGGTGATCGTGTTTGCGCAGAGCCGGACGACCACCGAGATCCTGACGACCTACCTGAAGGAAGACTTCGAGGACGTGCCGGGCATGCCCGAGCGCATTCGCGGCTACCGTGGCGGCTACCTGCCGCTGCGCCGCCGCGAGATCGAGAAGGGGCTGCGCGCGGGCCAGGTGCGCGGCGTCGTCTCAACCAACGCGCTCGAACTTGGCATCGACATCGGCGCGCTCGATGTCTGCGTGATGGCCGGGTACCCGGGGACGATTGCCTCGACCTGGCAGCGCGCCGGGCGCGCCGGCCGGCGCACGGGGCAGTCGGCCGCGGTCATGGTGTCGTCGAGTGCGCCGATCGATCAGTTCGTGGTGCGGCATCCCTCGTACTTCTTCGACGCCTCGCCCGAGCATGCGCTGGTCAATCCCGACAACCTGCACATCCTGGTCGATCACGTGAAGTGCGCGGCGTTCGAGTTGCCGTTCACCACCGAGGAATCGTACGGCCAGGTCCACCCCAACGCGCAGAGTCCGCGCGTTGGGGGCCCCGGGGTGAACGTGCAGGAAGTGCTCGGCGTGCTCCAGGAGTCAGGCCTCGTGCACCGCTCGGGCCACGACGAGGAGGCGGGGCAGTGGCACTGGACGAGCGAGTCGTACCCGGCCAACGCGGTGAGCCTGCGGTCGATTTCGTCGGACAACTTCGTGATCACCGATCACACCAGCGGCGCGAAAGTGATCGGTGAAACCGATTTCACCAGCGCGCTGTCGACGCTGCATCCCAAGGCCATCTACATGGTCGAGGGCAGGATCTTCCAGGTGGAGGAGCTCGACTTCGTCGGCCGCAAGGCGCACGTCAAGGAAGTGGACTGCGACTACTACACGACCGCGATCACCTATACCAGGGTGACCATTCTCGATCGCTTCGCGAGCGACGCGCCCAGTGTCGCGTTGCACGGCGAGGTGCACGTGGTGTCGCGGGTCGTCGGGTTCAAGAAGATCAAGTTTCACACCAACGAGAACGTCGGTTCCGGTGAGCTCGACCTGCCCGAACAACAGATGCACACCACGTCGTACTGGCTCGAGATCCCGCTGGCGGTGATGAAGACGCTGCCGTACGCCACCGACGATCGCCGGGACGGCGTCGTGGGACTGGCGTTTGCGATGAAGCAGGTCGCGCAGTTGCTGCTGATGTGCGACGCGCGCGATGTCGGATTATCAGTGAATGCCGGCGAGACGGATGGTGATGATACGCCGCGCATCTTCATTTACGACGCCTATCCTGGCGGCATCGGGTTCAGCGCGCCGCTGTGGGGCATGCAGCAGGAGTTGCTCTCGAAAACCAGCGCGCTGATTGCCGGCTGCGACTGCGAAACCGGCTGCCCGATGTGCGTCGGCCCGGTCGGCGAAACCGGGCCGCTGGCCAAGACGGTGGCGCTGCGATTGCTCGAACATCTGGTTGGAGCCGGACGTTTGGAGGGCGATGGCTTTAGCCATCGCCAAGTCGGAGCGGCAGACGAGGTACCCTTCTAG
- a CDS encoding ribonuclease H-like domain-containing protein, with the protein MSTLDRLRGIVLGARPAAVPVVSPELERSESDGFSHRLPGPAMAEAVALRTSRAASLLGGIVVETAEGAVIVVDREYRANDRHGHRRIGDVIDTINEEQDALATLARAWSTVAPGASAASAMVDRPRVVLPSPLLFLDLETTGLFTGAGTQAFLVGCAAIDGDSIRVRQFLMPGFEHERAVLAELTAWAAEHGALVTYNGKTFDVPLIETRFLFHRLPFPLAETPHLDMLHAARRLWRSRPITAGPDPDESSCSLSVLEKHLAGLHRVGDVPGFEIPSRYFQFVRDGDARPLEAVLEHNRLDLISLATVMARALTLVSRGPLESANPHECFGLARLYERAAALEHAEGALLRSIDLAKRIGTEPEVHGDALRRLAWIRRRSGRVHEAADTWRELASLPRCAAALRREAKEALAIYHEHRSRDLGTARSLVLDVLNDDPMGRRKTEAEHRLQRLERKIAVRDQGGLVAALDETLQTGP; encoded by the coding sequence ATGTCGACACTCGATCGGCTGCGCGGCATCGTCCTGGGCGCCAGGCCTGCCGCCGTGCCCGTGGTCTCGCCGGAGCTCGAGCGTTCGGAGAGCGATGGCTTTAGCCATCGCTTGCCCGGCCCGGCGATGGCTGAAGCCGTCGCCCTCCGAACGTCACGGGCAGCATCCCTCCTTGGCGGCATCGTGGTCGAAACCGCCGAGGGCGCCGTCATCGTGGTCGATCGGGAATATCGCGCCAACGACCGGCATGGTCACCGCCGGATTGGCGATGTCATCGATACCATCAACGAAGAGCAGGACGCGTTGGCCACCCTGGCGCGAGCCTGGTCCACCGTCGCGCCGGGAGCGAGTGCCGCGAGCGCTATGGTGGACAGGCCCCGGGTCGTCCTTCCTTCACCATTGCTGTTCCTCGACCTCGAGACCACCGGGCTGTTCACCGGCGCCGGGACGCAGGCGTTTCTGGTGGGCTGTGCGGCGATCGACGGCGACTCGATTCGCGTTCGCCAGTTCCTGATGCCCGGCTTCGAGCACGAACGCGCCGTGCTCGCGGAACTGACGGCGTGGGCCGCCGAACATGGCGCGCTCGTGACCTACAACGGCAAGACCTTCGACGTGCCGTTGATTGAAACGCGGTTCCTGTTTCATCGCCTGCCGTTCCCGCTCGCGGAGACACCGCACCTCGACATGCTGCACGCCGCGCGGCGGCTGTGGCGCAGCCGCCCCATCACCGCCGGCCCGGATCCGGATGAGAGCAGTTGTTCGCTGTCGGTGCTCGAGAAACACCTGGCGGGCTTGCATCGCGTGGGCGACGTTCCAGGATTCGAGATCCCGTCACGATATTTCCAGTTCGTTCGCGACGGCGATGCCCGGCCGCTCGAAGCCGTGCTCGAGCACAACCGGCTCGACCTGATCTCGCTGGCAACCGTGATGGCGCGGGCGTTGACGCTGGTCAGCCGCGGTCCTCTCGAGTCGGCCAATCCGCACGAGTGCTTTGGCCTGGCCCGGCTCTATGAGCGGGCCGCGGCACTCGAGCACGCCGAAGGCGCATTGCTCAGGAGCATCGACCTGGCGAAGCGAATTGGCACCGAGCCGGAAGTGCACGGCGACGCCCTTCGGCGGCTGGCGTGGATCCGTCGGCGCAGCGGCCGGGTGCACGAGGCGGCCGACACGTGGCGGGAACTGGCCTCGCTGCCGCGCTGCGCGGCGGCGCTGCGGCGGGAAGCCAAGGAGGCCCTGGCGATCTATCACGAGCACCGCTCGCGCGACCTCGGCACGGCGCGGTCCCTGGTGCTGGATGTGCTCAACGACGACCCGATGGGCCGCCGCAAGACCGAGGCGGAACACCGCCTGCAGCGACTCGAGCGAAAGATCGCCGTACGCGACCAGGGCGGCCTGGTGGCCGCCCTGGACGAAACTCTGCAGACGGGCCCGTAA